In Marivivens aquimaris, one genomic interval encodes:
- a CDS encoding DUF1127 domain-containing protein, with protein sequence MQNLHVGQTELSVVCDNGGGYIRGTEDKNTENCTGHTVPTIKGKYLMAYVANAPRTAFAPARFVATVAENLSVYRTRRAAFKRTLAELDSLNDRELSDLGLTRFMIEDVAREAARRAA encoded by the coding sequence ATGCAGAATCTGCATGTCGGGCAGACCGAACTGTCCGTTGTCTGCGATAACGGTGGGGGCTACATCAGGGGCACCGAAGACAAGAACACAGAAAACTGCACGGGACACACGGTCCCGACGATCAAAGGAAAATACCTCATGGCATACGTTGCTAACGCTCCCCGCACTGCTTTCGCTCCGGCTCGTTTCGTCGCAACCGTCGCTGAAAACCTCTCGGTCTACCGCACCCGCCGCGCCGCTTTCAAGCGCACCCTGGCAGAGCTCGATAGCCTGAATGACCGCGAACTGTCCGATCTGGGTCTGACCCGCTTCATGATCGAAGACGTTGCTCGCGAAGCTGCCCGCCGCGCCGCATAA
- the rplF gene encoding 50S ribosomal protein L6, protein MSRIGKKPVSLPSGVTASVSGQTIEVKGAKGSRSFTATDDVTIAVEDNAVSVTPRGSSKRARQQWGMTRTMIENLVTGVTEGFKKELEITGVGYRAQMQGNTLKLALGYSHDVDFEVPAGVTVTAPKQTEIVVEGTDQQLVGQVAANIREWRKPEPYKGKGIRYKGEYIFRKEGKKK, encoded by the coding sequence ATGTCACGTATTGGTAAAAAACCGGTCTCGCTTCCGAGCGGCGTAACCGCTTCGGTTTCGGGCCAGACCATCGAAGTTAAGGGTGCCAAAGGCTCCCGTTCCTTCACTGCTACCGATGATGTTACCATCGCTGTCGAAGATAACGCTGTTTCGGTTACCCCGCGTGGTAGCTCGAAGCGCGCTCGTCAGCAGTGGGGCATGACCCGCACCATGATCGAAAACCTGGTCACTGGCGTGACCGAGGGCTTCAAGAAAGAGCTTGAGATCACCGGTGTTGGTTACCGTGCTCAGATGCAGGGCAACACCCTGAAGCTGGCCCTCGGTTACTCGCACGACGTCGACTTCGAAGTTCCGGCTGGCGTAACCGTCACCGCTCCGAAGCAGACCGAGATCGTTGTGGAAGGTACTGACCAACAGCTGGTGGGGCAGGTTGCTGCCAACATCCGCGAGTGGCGTAAGCCGGAGCCCTATAAGGGCAAAGGTATCCGCTACAAGGGCGAGTACATCTTCCGCAAAGAAGGCAAGAAGAAGTAA
- the rpmD gene encoding 50S ribosomal protein L30: MAKTIVVKQIGSPIRRPDVQRRTLIGLGLNKMHKTRELEDTPSVRGMVESIPHLVEIIEERG, translated from the coding sequence ATGGCAAAAACCATCGTCGTCAAGCAGATCGGCTCGCCGATCCGTCGTCCCGACGTTCAGCGCCGTACGCTGATCGGTCTGGGCCTCAACAAGATGCACAAGACCCGTGAACTCGAAGATACCCCTTCGGTCCGCGGCATGGTCGAAAGCATCCCGCACCTCGTCGAGATCATCGAAGAGCGCGGCTAA
- the rpsE gene encoding 30S ribosomal protein S5 produces the protein MAERENRRDRRERDEAPEFADRLVAINRVSKTVKGGKRFGFAALVVVGDQKGRVGFGKGKAKEVPEAIRKATEQAKRSMIRVPLRDGRTLHHDMEGRHGAGRVVMRQAPEGTGIIAGGPMRAVFEMLGIKDVVSKSLGSQNPYNMIRATLDGLKKEASPRSVAQRRGKKVADILRKDEAPAEAEA, from the coding sequence ATGGCAGAACGTGAGAACCGCCGGGACCGTCGCGAACGCGACGAAGCTCCGGAATTCGCCGATCGTCTCGTGGCGATCAACCGCGTCTCGAAGACTGTTAAGGGTGGTAAGCGCTTCGGCTTTGCTGCTCTGGTAGTCGTCGGCGACCAGAAAGGCCGTGTCGGCTTCGGCAAGGGCAAGGCCAAAGAAGTACCGGAAGCGATCCGCAAGGCTACTGAACAAGCCAAGCGCTCCATGATCCGTGTGCCGCTGCGCGATGGTCGTACGCTGCACCACGACATGGAAGGTCGTCACGGTGCGGGCCGCGTCGTAATGCGTCAGGCTCCGGAAGGTACCGGTATCATCGCCGGTGGTCCGATGCGTGCCGTGTTCGAAATGCTGGGCATCAAGGACGTTGTGTCCAAGTCGCTCGGTTCGCAGAACCCGTACAACATGATCCGTGCTACCCTCGACGGTCTGAAGAAAGAAGCTTCGCCCCGTTCGGTAGCACAGCGTCGCGGCAAAAAGGTTGCAGACATCCTTCGTAAGGATGAAGCACCGGCCGAAGCTGAAGCGTAA
- the rplR gene encoding 50S ribosomal protein L18 encodes MANSKRTLFLKRRLRVRNKLRAVNAGRVRLSVHRSNKNISVQLIDDVKGTTLAAASTLEKDLGLVGKNNIEAAAKVGQVIAERAKAAGVTEAYFDRGGFLFHGKVKALADAAREAGLKI; translated from the coding sequence ATGGCAAACAGCAAAAGAACCCTGTTTCTGAAGCGCCGCCTGCGCGTCCGGAACAAACTTCGCGCCGTGAACGCTGGTCGCGTTCGCCTCTCGGTGCATCGTTCGAACAAGAACATCAGCGTCCAGCTGATCGACGACGTCAAGGGTACTACCCTGGCGGCGGCCTCGACCCTCGAAAAGGATCTGGGCCTCGTCGGCAAGAACAACATCGAAGCTGCGGCCAAGGTTGGTCAGGTTATCGCAGAGCGTGCCAAGGCCGCTGGCGTAACCGAAGCCTACTTCGATCGTGGTGGCTTCCTGTTCCACGGCAAGGTGAAGGCTCTGGCCGACGCTGCGCGTGAAGCTGGTCTGAAGATCTAA